The genomic stretch ATTCCCCATGTATATAGGGGTTTGGAATATTAGGGGGATGAATAAGCTACTAAAGCAATCAGACGTTACTTCGTTTTTCACTTCAGCTAGGTTAGATATTTTGGGTATTGTTGAGACTCGTATTAGAAGGAATAAAGCTAATAAAGTTCAAAGGAGGCAGTTCAAACATTTCTTTGTTCTGGATAATTATTCCTCCTATATAAATGGTAGAATTTGGGTTTTTTGGAAGGATTTCAGTATTATGGTCACAGTTCAGCAGAGCACAAGTCAGTGGATTCATCTTTTGGTTACTAAGGGGGCTCTCTCTATGTATTTAACTTTTGTGTATGGGTTTAATCATCCTTCACAACGGTTGCCTCTCTGGGAGTTTATGGTGGAGCATCATCAGAGTAATATGCCTTGGCTGCTTCTAGGGGATTTTAACTGTGTCAGGACTCTGGAGGAAAGGATCAGTTCTGATCCTCCAAATCTGGTGGCTCTCGTGGAGTTTAATGATGTTATTTCTCATGCTGGTTTGGTGGAGTTGAACACTCAGGGCTGCTGGTACACCTGGACCAACAAGCAGGAACATGATGATTGTAAGTGGATGAGGTTGGATAGGGCTTTGGTCAATTCTTCTTGGCTTTTGACTTATCCTGATTCTAATGCTGAAGTTTTGACCCCTGGTATTTCTGACCACTCCCCATTAGTGGTTAACTTGGGAGTTCGAACTCAAGTTAAGAAGGCTTCCTTTCAATATCTTAATTGTTGGGGGCAGGATAGACTTTTTCTGCCTCTGGTGCAGAAGGAATGGCACAAATTTATCAGAGGATGTCCTATGTATAGGCTGACTCAGCACCTTCATGGGATTAAGAATCAGTTGAGGAGAATTCATAAAGACAGTTACTCTAACATCACTGAAAGGGTTGCTAAGCTTAAGCATGACCTTCAGTTATGTCAGCAACGAGTCCATTCTGATCCTACCAATATGGCCTTCCATGAGGAGGAGGAGCTGTGCAATAAAGCGTACTTCACTCTTAGAAACACTGAGCTTAATATTGCCTATCAAAGAGCCAAGGATTTTGATATTAAACAAGGGGATGCTGGGACTGCTTATTTTTATTCTAGGGTGGCTTCTAGACGGAATACTGCTAATATTTCCAAAGTTATGGATATTCATGGCTAACCTTGTATTGACATGGAGGGCATTTCTAAAGCTTTTCTGGAGTATTACACTGGTTTGCTGGGAAGCAAGGAGTCTGTTGAAGTTTTTGATGGCAGGGTTATGGCTAATGGGCACTGCCTTACCAGGGATGAGGGTCTTGCATTGCTGAGTCCTGTCACCCCTTAGAAGGTTCAGGACGCTTTATTCTCCATTGATGTTAATAAAAGTCCTGGACCTGATGGTTTTTCTGCTGGGTTTTTTCGTGCTGCTTGGGGTGTTATTCAACATGAGTTCACTGCTgcagttttgtatttttttgccACTGGGAAGCTCCTAAAGAAAGTTAATACTACCATTATCTCCCTTATCCCAAAAAGTGCCTTCCCCTCTTCAGTGCTTGACTATCGACCTATCTCATGTTGTACTACCATTTACAAGACCATAAGCAAAGTTTTGGCTGTTAGACTTAAAAAAGTTATGCCTCTTATAGTTGGTATGGAGCAAGCTGCTTTCGTTTCTGACAGATCTATATTTGATAACACAATGCTTGCCACTGAGCTGGTGAGGGGATATAGCAGAGCTTATAAGACTCCTAGATGTGTGGTTAAGGTTGATATACGGAAGGCTTTTGACTCTGTTAGTTGGGATTTTCTTGCTTCCATCCTTCCCCGTTTTGGCATTCCTCAGGGCTTCTGTAATTGGATAATTACCCTTGTTACTAGCTCTAGGTTTTCTTTAAAAATTAATGGGAGTTCGGTTGGTTTCTTTGAGGGTAAGAGAGGACTCAGGCAAGGAGATCCCCTTTCTCCTCTTCTGTTTGTCCTCTATATGGAAGTTCTGACTAGGAGCTTGAAGGACCTCAAGTTTTCACCTCAATTCAGTTTTCATCCTAAGTGCAGTAAGTTATCTCTCTCACATTTAATCTTTGCTGACGACTTGTTGGTTTTTGTGAGAGGTGACCTGCCCTCTGTTCAGGCTGTTCATAATTGTCTTGCTCAGTTCTCAAGGGTGTCTGGACTTACCCCTAATCCAGCCAAAACGAATATATACTTTACTGGTGTGACAAATGTGGTTAAACAGCTTATCCTTGCTAATACTGGGTATGTGGAGGGCTCCTTTCCATTTAAATACATGGGCACTACTTTGCATTCCTCTAGGCTTACTCGTGCTCTTTTCCAGCCTTTAATGGCTAAAATCAAAGGTAAGCTTGGCTATTGGACTGGACTGCAGCTTTCTTATGCTGGGAAAGTGCAGCTCATTAACTCATTAATTTTTAGGATGGAGTCTTTTGTGTGCTTGCATGTTGCTCCCAAAGGGTATTATTCAGGAAATGGAGAAGGTTTGCAGGCAGTTCCTCTGGGGGACTTGTGAGAATAGAAGAATGATTTTCTTTAGTTGGGAAAATGTTTGTCGTAGAAGGAAACAAGGTGGGTTTGATATTAGGGAAATCCTAAGTTGGAACAAAACCTTGATGCTTAAGATGTTTTGGAATTATAATCATAATTGTACCCCTATCTGGATGATTTGGTCCAGGGAGTACATTTTTAAGAATCATTCTTGCTGGGAATTAACTCCCACAGATTGTGTCTCATTCATTTGGCAGCGTATTTTGGGAGTAAGGGATGATTTCGTACTGAAGATGAGTTCTCAGGATGCTGCTCAACTGCTTTTCCAAACTTGGCACCAACAGGGTAAGTTCCCCTTGAATGAGGTCTATGATATCTTTCATGGCACTTCTCATGAGCTTAGATGGATGAAGCCTCTTTTGGATAGCATTGTTGTTCCAAAGCATGCATTCATTGCCACTCTTGTTGCCCATCATAGTCTGGCTACGGTTGATAAGATCTGTCAGAGGGGAATGCATTTAGCAAATCGGTGTACTCTCTATTATACTGCAGCTGAGACGAGTTTGCATCTCTTTTTTGAGTGCCCATTTTCCACTGCCCTTATGCATGGTCTGCTAGCTTGGCAGGGAGTCACTAGACGTGTCTTAAGCCTAAAGCACGAGTTGTATAAACTTGCCCTTAATAGGACTCGTAAAGGGAGGAGGAAGCTGGCGTGTTGTGCTCTTGCTGAGGGGGTTTATGTGATATGGCAGGAACGTAACTGTAGGATTTTTATGGGAGCTCGCAGAACTGTTGAGCAACTAATTAATTTAGTAAAGTATTTTGTTT from Silene latifolia isolate original U9 population chromosome 5, ASM4854445v1, whole genome shotgun sequence encodes the following:
- the LOC141655412 gene encoding uncharacterized protein LOC141655412, with translation MIFFSWENVCRRRKQGGFDIREILSWNKTLMLKMFWNYNHNCTPIWMIWSREYIFKNHSCWELTPTDCVSFIWQRILGVRDDFVLKMSSQDAAQLLFQTWHQQGKFPLNEVYDIFHGTSHELRWMKPLLDSIVVPKHAFIATLVAHHSLATVDKICQRGMHLANRCTLYYTAAETSLHLFFECPFSTALMHGLLAWQGVTRRVLSLKHELYKLALNRTRKGRRKLACCALAEGVYVIWQERNCRIFMGARRTVEQLINLVKYFVCLRMYSWSHGLENDQLLSLLLD